agcaatattcacggcggtgccgaaaaaggcagtggtctttgcagtgttcgaactcctCAACGGCGGCTGTTACAAGTCCTgaacctgaggacgatgtctggaagacttGAAGGTTCAACGGTGAAAGGCTGTGGCAGTTTTTGTGACAGTGGAAGCAATATTGAGAATGAAGTTataccaataaagacaagactgctaagaaaaggtcagagcaatggctctgataccatgttagaaatactgaattcaatagtattgtatttctcactgaaagaatatacatgagtgcctttatataggagacatatgagtgcagtacaagtaaatatgagtagagtacaagtaagagtgctgtacaagtaagagtgctatacaagtaaactagttgggcctaaagcccacaacattatacatgttaacacTGAGGAAATGAGAGAGTTGTTTATTGATGGAGTTCAGACAACGAGAATGAATTACTATCCTCCATGCCCTGAACCAGATAAGGCCATTGGGTTGACTCCTCATTCCGATACTGATGCTCTGACAATTGTTTTTCAGCTCAATGAAACCGAAGGCCTATAGATCCGGAAGGAAGGAAATTGGGTTCCTGTTAAACCTCTTCCAAATGCTTTTATAGTCAATTTTGGTGATATCATGGAGGTACTAATAAATTTTGATGTTGTTATAGTATAGCTTAACTTCATTAGTCCAAGACTGCTTCACTAATCCCTTAAACGAAACCTATAAGATTAGTCCACAAATGAGTTATCAGAATAGCATTGTAGAAGCAAACGAATTTGACAAATGGCCTTCTTTTTTGCTGTTCTTCAGCTGTAGAAGCCAAAGAATGTGTATTATGATATTACTTGGTCAATTGGAATATTCAGAAAGTCTGGAACTTTTCCAGATTAAAGTTATAGCCAGTTTTCATGCATTCACTACCATTCCACTCATTTATTAGAAAACAACTACTCTATAGGAAACTATTTCTGCAACGCAGTGTCTTGGATCAAACTAAGTGGGCTAGGAGGATGTTTATCCCATCAATATGAATCACTTAGTTATCTATTCTTGCATATTGTGTGGTTTCTTCTAGGTCCTGGAATCAGTTGTAGTCGGCAAGAGCATCACCAGACTCCTATTTTGGAAGATATGACTAAAGAAACTTTACTTATGACTTTCATCAATTAACTCAAACATTGTCCCGAATTGAGTCAAGTTGGGaatattgtttcttttatgTTAAAGTTTACATTTCTATTCCCAATGGGACCTTGCTCATCCTCTACAACATCAGTTTTTTTCATAAAAGATGAAGTAAACGTTGGtattaaattttcttgtttatCCTGCAGATTGTGAGAAATGGCATATATCAAAGCATGAAGCATAGAGCAACAGTAAATTCTACAAATGAGAGGTTCCCCATTGCTACATTTCATAGTTCCAATCTAGACTCGGAACTGGGTCCTGCTCCTAGCCTTATTGGCCCTGACAACCCAGCAAATTTTTGAACAGTTTCTATAGAGAAGTACTTTGAGGACCTTTTTGCTCGAAAACTAGATGGCAAGTCATATCTTGACTTCATGAGAATAGAAAAATGGGGAGGGCAACACCTGCTTTTTGGATCGCCAAATTATGCAGTAGTTGAGTAGCAAAATGGTGAGTTgcaagaatttttattaaatcatgATTCATGAAGAGTAA
The sequence above is drawn from the Castanea sativa cultivar Marrone di Chiusa Pesio chromosome 5, ASM4071231v1 genome and encodes:
- the LOC142635387 gene encoding codeine O-demethylase-like → MRELFIDGVQTTRMNYYPPCPEPDKAIGLTPHSDTDALTIIVRNGIYQSMKHRATVNSTNERFPIATFHSSNLDSELGPAPSLIGPDNPANF